aggagggggagggggggcactgCAGTGAAACTTGGCTCCCCCTAATGGAGAACCTTGAGCATGCCTGTGATCATAATGAATAGTTTTCAAAGGCACAAAAACACATAGACTTATGCTTGGAAAAGTGATCCCAATGTTGAGGTCGTTACAATCTTCTGCACATTCAAAAGCAGTTTGTTTGGAGGCTGCTCAGTATTGCTTTACTACAGATGTTAGAACATAATTCTGTACTTTAGTCATATGACAGTACCTGCAGAAAGAATCCCTGATGTCGGGCAGTGTAGAAGCTCCAGGCTTAGCATTTTTGACAGAAGCTTTCCTTGTTTCCTGAGAGTAGATTAAAAACAAAGTATCTCTGTTAGCTAAGTTAGCTTAGTGATGCACATACACAATGTATTCCACAAAACACACTACGATGCTAACGTGCATAGTCTGAAAGAAGCAAAATGGTTAGTAAGAAAACTGTGGTAAGGAATATATTGTGTATGGCTATTTGTGTGTGACTGCTTGATCAGAAGGAATTGGAAACACGAACTCAGAGCTAAGTGGCACAATGCAGATTGGCAGAGTGCCACTGTGTATGACAGGTTATGTACTATCgatcaaaaaagtttacggaccacgggatctcagaaaacgctaaatatccgagcagcctttaaaagtagccagtaaaaccgtacatcacaaatGTTGTTCACATacaccagtagaggctggaaaggggaataccaggctgcgttttgaggctgcagagatattcagctttttgtcagatcccttggtacGTAAACTTTTTGGGTCGATAGTGCATGCACACAAGAAAAAGGGCAAATTCACTGCACTGAAGTGGAAGCAAAGTGCCCTGTACTGCTGGTTTCTGGAAACTTTGCCTGTGTGTCACCTAACCGTGTGTTTTGTATATCTGTAGTTTTTTTAGTTGAACTTCTGCATGCCCTCGATCCCTTCCCTTTATaaatagggtgtcccagctaactttagccatgCTGttcaacggagaaaaaaaaagattaaaaaaacatGGGGCAAGATGGTGCTGTATTCAGTCACCAGACCTCTAACAACAGAACATCGCAGCTCTTATAATTGTATGTTTGCATGgtgtttttaaatgtttttttttctctgaccagcttggctaacattagctAGGACACACGGTATACATGCTGCATATGCATGCTAGTGTAGGTCCATTCGACTTGCTCCACCACTCAGTGGCCTAATTTGCACCAGTTCAGTGTCAGTTCCAAGCTCATGCAGGATTGGCCTGGCTCTGTAAGCCACTAACTACCTCTTCTGCAAGGACACCGGACTCTACAAATTTGTTTCACATAAAGCCTCCGCTATGTAAAACAAACCCCAACGGTCAAGTGCTACAATGTTGCACTGGTGAAACAAGCAGCTAAGAGCAGTAGCTCCTGAGCTAGTTAGAAACTGCAGGCAAATCAAATGAATGCAGCATGTTCTCCAGGCCTGCCCTTCCTTTCGGTGCTTTGGAGATTTTCTACACAGTCTTAAAACAGCTAACATGAACTAAGCAATGCTCACATGAACAATAAGTCTGCAAGGGTCCCATGTTCACCTCTCTGAGCTTTCCTTTGTAGCTATTGGCCGAACTGGACAGACTACACTGTTCGGTACTACTACTCAGAAAATTAGTCTCACCCAGGAAAGAATAACTTGGCCCACACCAGGCGACATAATGACATCCAATGTGCTATGGCGCTACCAACCTTAGTGCCTCACTCTCCGCGGTGGTCTTGTCACTACACAAAGGCTTCAAAGCATCAACTGTTGTACTGTCTGCAATCTGGAGCTTCCGCAGTTCACGGATGTTTTTCTCCATCTCCTGCCTGGCAACCAGTTTGTGCTTGCTGCTTGCAGCAGTTTCAGCCTCCATTCTTCTCTTTTCAATGTCCATGTTCATTTGCTTCAGTGCCATTTTTCTGCGCTCATTTGCCTCATCCTTGAGTGATTGTTGAAGCTCTGCAgacagagagaataaaaaagaaagaataataaCAGGATGACAAACACTCTGGCAACAAGGCGAGACAATAGTAAGACAGTAAGCAATCATTCCCAAATGACCCTCAAGTTACAGGTACATGCAGTGACCACGCCTGCT
The DNA window shown above is from Dermacentor silvarum isolate Dsil-2018 chromosome 1, BIME_Dsil_1.4, whole genome shotgun sequence and carries:
- the LOC119461820 gene encoding kinetochore protein Spc24-like → MAAMEDVEATQIVLPEYFAEFEKYMKLYRRTWTSVHNELQQSLKDEANERRKMALKQMNMDIEKRRMEAETAASSKHKLVARQEMEKNIRELRKLQIADSTTVDALKPLCSDKTTAESEALRKQGKLLSKMLSLELLHCPTSGILSAVYKAGDKLIPHHVVTTGKDPCEIADELWKFDEDCSIKT